From the Xiphophorus hellerii strain 12219 chromosome 20, Xiphophorus_hellerii-4.1, whole genome shotgun sequence genome, the window TGGTGAGCAACTCATGTCTgttcttttacaaatttatgATGCAGACAGCAACATGTTgtgttgtgaaatattttaacttttaacagttgtaataaaataatgtctAGCTGGTGTGTTTTCTAATTTtcgttcattttgtttttcaatacaAGTGATTTTTATGAAGCTTAGATTGCCTTCATTAACTCACTAATTTCATTAGTTCACAGTGACCTTGTCTTTTAACTGCAGGtggtgaaggagctgcagaCCTCAACCGGAGAAGCAATCCATCTGCTGAGGGCAATGATCGGGGAAGTGCGTCTGAATGTGGAGGATGAAGAAAGTGCAATTTGTAGTCTGTTCAACAGTTTGCAGGTCTATTTCTTTATATTGTTCTTCCCTTTATTGTTCTCCTCTTTGTTTCCTGAAACTATCAATATAAACTCTATTTATGTATATCCTGGTCAATTATATTAATGGTATCCTGGCATACATATTTGGGGGGATTTATGTGTTTATAGaaatcacaaaatatttgttttaatattgcgAAATCTGAAATCAGCTGAGTTCAGAGAAAGacctaaataaaaaagtatgacacaaaactgttttgaagcagctgaagaacttggttttgtaaataaaaccacaaaagattaaattacatgATACATTGATAGAAATTATTGAGTAACTTTGGGAAAATTAATACCTTGAATAATTTTACTGTACATTTTGTCTtctatttaagtattttaaaggtttattttgaagtaaCATGACTCGAGTACAGTTTCTAGCTATGCTACTCTcatgttaaaaacaatgtttctttcaccattgttttttttaagctatgAAACTGAGTGAACATCCTCTTAAAATACACATCCTACTTGAACCTTCCTAACATGATAACTACCCATGGCCTAAAGGTAATAAGAGGTAAAACTACTCCCTCTTTTCAGATGTAAATCCTATTCCAGTTTTTTCTGTGGGCATAATAACCTGCACAGTGATTTCTCATCTTTCTTCAAAACACAAGATTCAAATATGCCATCATTTTAGTCATTTACAATTTCCATGTCCTCCATCTGGCTCCCTCTGGTTCCATTAGCGCTACTTGGCCACTGGATGTCTCTATTAATCTAAATGTTAGAAAacacagcttttttttaacaatccaAGAGAACAGGGAACTACACTGtacaatttaaacaattttctttcacattCTTGAGAATTTATTAGGTACTGCAGAGCTCAAGGCCATTTTCACATCATTGTGAGGATaatgggggatttttttctcttctcattTGACAGGAAAGGCTAGCAGAGAGGAAAAAGACTCTGCTGAAAGCAGCTcagaggtaaaataaatatctgtaaaGATGAGCATTGTCTAGATATATGTCTATTTTTTGCCACAATTGTGTATCATATTGTTATTGTATTACTCTCAGGAGTTGAGttgagtttatgttttttattgttacacTTTGTTGTAATGACTTCAAAGATGATGAATAGCACCTTGTTTTTCCCAGAATAATCTGCTCTgcatcaaacacattttcctgGATAATTTCCATGTTTAATAAGTGGAATGCTGAGTTAAAATCACTTCTGTAGAAATATGCTGTAATTTTAACAATGATATTTAGAACTTGTGTGAAGATAATAACTGAATGTGAAGCTACATGAAGAGCATTTTTacttacaaaatgcaaaagattAATAAACCAACTATGTCAGGAAACCTGAGGCAGCCTGCAGGCATTAtagtctgtttgtgtttcctcaTTTCAGACAATTTGGCAAAAATATCACTTACATTATGCCAGACAGCGTTAGGCATTGAAAACTTGCCTTCTAAACTGCCATAGAgactcatttaaagtttgaatgaatgatctttaaagtttaaatctgACTAGTTCAGTAGGTTAGATTACTTTTTAAGATATAATTGGATTTATTACTCACACATACTAATATCAGGTGCTTTATGTATCCTGGCCATTCTTAAAAGACCTGCAAATTGTCATCTCTAATGAGTGAATCCAAAGCATAATCTTAAAAGTAACACCACCAGGAATTTGCTGTTTATGGAATTTGCTGTTTATTGTGGGTAAGTGTGTGtgactgaatgaaaacagttttgagATCCGGCAAAGTGCATCTCTGTCTAAATCCATCTTGTGCTCTCTCTCTATTGCCTGGAAACCATCCAGTGGTTTGTGTTCCCAGAAGGATGTTAAAGGCTATTTATGTCATGCTTTGTGTGTCtgcatctgtgtgtttgttacAGGAGAAGACAGATAGATTAACTCCTGGAAATACTGAGTGTGTTGTTTGTGGTTGCACCTCCTGAGCTGAATCCTCTGGGTACTGTGGCATGCACAAGTTTGAAGGTGTTGTCTTACATACTGGGGTGTACGgatgggcgtgtgtgtgtgtgtgtgtgtgtgtggtgtgtgtttgcagtcagcatgaggagaaggagaaagCATTAAAGGAGCAACTGTCTCACCTCACTGCTCTACTTCCAACACTTCAGGTGAGGACAAGATCACAACTTGATACCAATGATGATGTCAAAATTTTACCACTATTGGAAAGACAACtcattatttactttggatGGGGGATCAATACAGAAACATGACACAAATCAGAATTTAGTAAACGTAAGCAAACACTTGTTAGGCTGACATTTAATAACTCAAACAGTTAATGACTCTGGAAACCAGAGCTAGATGTCCAAGCCTTGAGTTATTATTTAtggaaatgttatttctttttcaatggCTCTTTAATTTCTGTAGACTTtaatactttttgtttcttcttctgatgTTTTTAGGTCCATCTGGTCACCTGCTCAGCTTTTCTCAGCTCAGCCAACAAATATGAGTTTCTGGATATGGGATATGTAAGTATTGTAATTAACAACTGAAGTGGTCACTTCGTCAGAAcgatgcaaaatgtaaaaatgtagcAACACACCAATAGCAAGTTATAATGAGCTATGtataattatgtaaaattttaaaattatacagaaaacagagaagttcaaaacaacaatgacTTGGAGAAATGGAGAACAGACTaataagaaaatgagaaaagacaaaaagataGATACAGtgctttgttttaataaatgatcTTTGCTTTCTCACCAAACaactctgaaaacaaaaattgtcAAGAGAAAGGTTACTGTATTTGTTGGATTGAATTGGCTTTTAAATGGAGGCTGTCCATAACTCCTCATTGAGGTGAAGCAGGTCACTTGAATCAAACCAGGATGTTCTTGCTTGCACAGCAACTCATGGAGAGGCTGAAGAGGATTGTGAAACTCCCTCATCGACTGCGGCCAGTGCAAAGCAGCAAAGTGAGTACAAGGCATTCATCTAGAGctaaaatgcattgaaaatgCTGGCACACTGACTTTTTAAACAATTGATATTTGTCTCCTTAACAATGcagtttgaccttttttttctttttagctcaGCACCACTGAAATGCCAACCAACTAATATAAGGTGTAGATTCAATTAGAAATTTGTGTGTGCTAAATGTGTGTGCAAATTCAggtttgaaaacttaaaatagaCATTTGTAATGACTGGTTTTGCTTAGGGCCAACATGCAGACAGGATTAAGATGTGATCACTTTGGGGAggaccaaaacacaaacagctgtaaCTTATGCCAGCATTATGCATGCATTTAGAGGAAGTCCATCCATACATATAGATAATAAATTACAGCCAGAAGGGATAGTTGCACATCCTCAAAGATAATTTTCAAAGATGAAAGCATTTTGCAAAATGTAGATTGTGCGGGAAAATACTGACTGCTGAAATTCTCTGTCATGTGTCATGTGTGCACACAGCCACAGTgctaaaaagaaatcaaagaaattatttttataaactgagCAAAATTAAAACAGTGTGATGGTCCagaagtgtttctttttttagtttcatacattttaaatgtaacctatgttttttttaatctgtcaaaGGGTTGCATTATTCCACACATTCTTAAAATCTAAGGCATTGCTTATTGATTGAAAATCACTTTGCTGGTGGAATTCCACCTTTCAGATGTTCTGAAAGTTATAAAGCTTTCAGAACAAAGATCAAGTTCATCAGGTCTGAACCTGGagttatgaaaatgaaaaagttcagCCATTTTTTCATTCAACTCTTATCTGTGTTTGACTATAAAACAAAGTCAACTGTgactttgtgcaaaaataaagcttGCATCTGCTTGTAATTAGTGCAATCTGAGTTGTGAATCCagtgcaaaaataaagcaaatggtGCAAgcaaattgaaagaaaaaaaattaaggacaTTGAACACTTCCATGaacaaattacagaaaatatagtAATTTTGTTTTGCCAAACTGAAtttcaaactgtgaaaaacaatgtttcctATTACATTACGCAAAAAATATGTGCCCTGAGCTGTGAGGTattattttctgtgaataataGACATTGTTTCTAAACTATAGAATTTTATAAAACCTTTTATGCTTCACACATTGCTCTACAATTGAAATACTGCCATTTTCTGTTATGTGTTAATTTTTGGCATTTCCCTGTTCTTTTGAAGTATTTGTTGTGACTGACTAACTTATTTTGACTTTGTGCTTGTTTAGATCAATACTGAGTATAGGAGTGAGTTTGCTCGTTGTCTGGAGCCTCTGCTCCAGATAGTATCCCGCCGTCCTCCTTCTGTTGCTGGTTCCACAAGTGTCGTAACAAGGTAATATCTTCTCCCTTAAATACTTTCGCAGTGTTTTCTTCTGCCAATTGTCTGCATAGCAGTTTGTGTCATTGGCATCCTTTAGTTTCTTTCGAGAAAGACAATAATCTGGGCAGAAAATTCACACATGTAAAGCTTCCAAGTTTTACAATCCCCAAATGGTTTGCAAGTGCAGATGCAGCGGAAAGGAGGCGCCATGCTGAATCCCGCTATGCCAGTTATTTTGTCTGCCTCTCTGTAAGCTTTGTACTCTGATATGTTTGCGTAATTCACCTTGTTAAATGGGGGGGCATTGATTGGGAGAGCATTCCCAAATTAGAAAGCTGTGGACTTGTTGTGACCAGACAACGTTCAGGTGGTGAATGGATGTATGCTTGCATGTATAGATCATGGACagagattatttaaaacatactgATACTTTCCGGCTCagatgttcattaaaaaaattcttgaaATCAAAAGTAGTTATAACTCGTTCCTTGTTTTTGTGCCCatcacagacaaacacaaatgctTTTTCCACATCAGTGTCTCTTAACTATTCACAGGTCCTTAAGCCTATCCTCTAATGCCAGCATACTGACAACGTTTCTTTCCAACATGTTTAACGCCCCGCAAGTGCAAGACCCAAACTTGACAGGGATTGGTGTCCGGCCGCCTGAGACtatttttatcataatttcACAGAACTGTCTAGGATTCAGCTGCACGTTGGCACTCAGGAGCGGTTGCACTGTTGATGTCACAGCTTTAGCACAGGAAAGGTTTTAAATTGGCGTCACTGCTGTGAGGACATAGTCTGGGTGTGTGGGGGATGACTTGTGTGACAGTGAGAGGAGGATATATGTTTTAAACAGGTCTGTCACTGCATTAGTTCCGGACAGGGAAACTGGAGGCACAGGAGCCTAATGGATTGGAGGTAAgtacttgtttattttatcactttttgattatttgaaCTAATGATGTGCATGACAAGCGACACATACACGAGCTTTAAACATCTCCTCAATACACATTTGGCAAGATAATAGTTAAAGAATGAAGTAGAGatttgtttgagtttgttttgagGGCATAATCTCATCATAGATCAAATCTTTCATTTCCACTCACCacttttttgattaatttgCAAATGCAATGAATAGATTATAGAATTGACAGATGAAAGGGGGAATGGATTTTCCTTAGTATGTGGCAGTTTAACTACTACACCGCAGCCTTCTGCCTTCtcataaatacttttttgaagGGTTTTGCCTCTGTcctttatgcatttaaaattcATATCTTAAAGCATCTTCCCCACAGACAGCAATGCTTGATGCAAACCAGGCAGGGGTTGATGATGGAAAGCCTGCTTGCTGACTGTATTTTTGTCATAACTTCCCTCTAAAGATCAGGGAAGTGCTGCAAGCTGGTACATTTTTGTAACTGATGCTGCTTTACTGCTGTTATAATTTTCATCTGTAATAAAACCCGGATCCTCTGTggatattaaatataaaacagaagcACTTCCAGCTACTGCAGATTCACGCTTCTTTCAACGTTAATAGTCACTGTGAAAGTGTTGAAGCCAGACCTGAATTTGTCATTCTTATAGCTGTAAGTTGTTTGGAATCTGGGTGATATTGACTTTTTATTACCAAATTGAAATATTGCAAACCTGTTTATGAAAATGAGATGTCAATTTTTGCTTGCATTTTGATTGTCTGCTACACATAAATGTTTAGAAGATTGTGAGGAAATGGCCAGCAAGTCAGCTGACATGGAGCCCAAGAAAACTACAGTTTTCACGTCAGATCTTAGAATCTGTGTAGCCGCCTGTGTACTCTGGTCTCTGTGTTTCTAGTGAAATCAGTAGTGATACTGCATAGTTAGCACCAGGTAGCTGTTtcgtttgttttagttttgttgtactttaatatacatttttaccCTCCATTTGGActgtatgatttttattttttttttagaattgtagATTCACTGCTTTTTTGAAGGGTGTACTTGGATTCTCAAAATCTTATATTATATCAGTGGCCTAACATCACAATCTTACAAATATTAGTATAACTAGTATTCATCTCAATGCCTGAGACATCCCACTGTTACCTTTCAACCTAACTTATAAGCTCCCTATCGAGACaagactgaaaatgtaaaaatgtaacaaagctTTGTGACTTATTGACTGAACAAGATGATATGATGTTGCTTCACTGATGTTGACAGAATGAGAGAGGCTTGATATCATAGATCAAATTGCACTTGTATTTAAATAAGAGGTGCTCGGATGCACATTACAGGaccaaagtaaatgtttaaatgagaAGCGAGGGCCTGTAGTGGGTGTTATGTGCTCTCTGCAGGCTCCAGTCCCCTCTCTCGTTACCCTGCCACTCCCCGTCTCTCAGTGAGATGCCGGTGGGCTCGGGGTTTGGGCGAAAGCCGACATCTCACAGGAATATTTGCACTAAGGTTCTCCTGGCTGAGGGCAGGGAAACCCCCTTCACTGAGCACTGCCGCAACTACGAGAACTCCTACCGGGTGAGTGAAGAGGGTGAACTCAAATctcaaaagaaaatttactAAAGCTGGATTAATAAAATGTCCTGCTTCAGGACCTGGTCAACTTACACCAAGATTCAACCATGAATTCTGCTCTAATCCCCAAAGTCTTGCAAGAGAATATCCAGCTATCAGTTTACAGCTCTAAGCTGTAGTAAGTTTGGCTTGTGCAGCAGAACAGTGATCGGAAGCACACCAGCCAATTGTGTGTTTCTGATTTCTTATTATAAGAAATCTGATTTCTTAGATAAAAGTAACATTCAGAAGATTCattctcagtttgttttccagaagCTAATTCTGTATTGTGAAACAAGAAATTTAAGCATAATGTTCACTATCGAGACAATGTTGTCAGCCGTGTTGTCAAAGACTTGTGTcacaagcagagagaaaaatgttttgattgtgaCAGCTGTTATTGTGGTCTGAGAACTCttgtataataaatgttttttggaaaatgCAACACTGCActtcatttcaaaaatactttagttaTCTTAAAAGGAAGCTAAATTTACACAATAATCAAAAAtgctgactttaaaaaaatctgggATCAAATGAGAGTCAGCAACTTTAATTCCTTAAGATTTACCTTAAACTTTTGAAACAGTAACAAAGTTTTCATATTCAGATGCACCAAAGCAGAAAGCTTTACATTCATCATGTTAAGGGAATGTTTTGTacctgtgtctgtgtgtgtctgtggttcTAGACTCTGCAGACAGAGATTCAGAATCTGAAGGACCAGGTTCAGGAGATGCACAGAGACCTGACCAAGCACCATTCCATCATCAACACAGATAAAATGGGAGAGATCTTGGACAGATCCCTGAATATTGACAATCAGATTGCTGCTGAGTACTCCACTGTGGAAACCATGAGAGTTATGTTTGAAGAGGTGAGTGCAGAAAGACCGGCGCTTTAATGGAGTTTGAACTTTGTTCTTATGGcattgacatttcaaaaatgttaaatgcaaACACTTTGCTGAATTCCTGTTGTTATCCCTGAAATAATGtgtaatgattttttattttaatattaaattaaattgtaagGGAACCCACacaacagaaacatgaaaaagatCCCCATTTGCACGGGCTCTATTCACAGaataatgaaactgaaaaaaattatattgtcaGAACTCatgtttctataaaaaaaagttttgttaaataaattgtttaaattggTAATAAAATCTTCTAAAGCACCAGATTCCAGGCATGGTCAAGGCAGAAAGTTCTAGATTATTACTACAAAGTTgtgtaaattatttctatttaaaatataaacggTAGAACGTTTGTTTgactttaatgtgtttctgtCCTTCACATTAAATTTGCCAACCATGCCAGTTGTTTCCAGTACACAATGAATCCATTAACGtaaatttgttcttttcttcacAGATCTGGGATGAAACTTTGCAGATGGTGAATAACGAGCAGGAGATCTATGAAGGTTTTTGTCCAGCAGTGACAACACAAATTCACATTTGTCCCTAAttacttctctttcttttgctgTGTAAAACCTGCCTTAATTCTTCTCTGAACTGTAGCTCAGCTATATGACCTGATGCAGCTGAAACAGGAGAACTCTTACTTAACCACTATCGCCAGACAGATCAGCCCTTACATCTTGTCCATCGCTAAAGTCAAAGAGAGGCTCGAGCCCAGGTGCGGTAAAGGTTGTTACTATGCTCATTATGTCACAATGACtggatgtttttaccagcatttattttgttgaaaaaaaagtaGATAAATAATGTAAGTTAGttactttatatattattttttctctaatttttGCATTGCACATGCAAGTGTCTGCTTCTGGTTTATAGTAAATCCAACAAATTATGTCTATTTCTGCATGTTGCATTGATTTAAGGTTTTAACAGTCTTAGTCTATTTTACAGTGAGGTGTAGAATAAATGATCTGTTGTTCTAATGGCTATGTataaatgtattgatttatttttaggtttcagGAGCCTAAGGAGCATCTTGATGATCGCACCGAAACGATGCTGAAAATCTATGAGGACAGCACAGTGCCAAAGGACAGTCAAGACAGGTTCTGACCTAAACTTGTTGGAGATGTAGTTTTTCAATTTGCAGATAAAATTTGTAGAGACAAAAATTGTTCTACTTTGTAAAgtgatttctttcaaattaaaagataaagtagatatattgaaagaaaagttAGCCATTTTTTGGGGTTCTTTGAACCAGTTATTTGGACTgggcttgttttaattttatatttggtatttagcttttaaatgattgtttaaAGTATGGATTATTGAGAATATTGTATATGTTGGgattttaagtaattatttataatatgtttttatttttgtcagcgACAAGCAGAGTTATGTCACAGatcaagaaacaagaaacaagaacaGCCGCAACCTGATGCTGGAGCCAGCAGAGATTTCTGTGAAGAGCAGTCGAGCCGGCAGGCAGCGGGGTCCTGTGGAGACGTCCAGCAAAAATGACATTCCTTCGTAAACACCATGTCATTTCTTTTCTGAACCCGGTCCCTTCTCCAGTGGAACAGCATGCCTTAATTCAGCCATAACAAGCCCAGGATGGTATATGATGTCCTCGCCTGCTGACATATAGAGCAGTACATGACATTTTCTCTGCAGCGAGCTGTCAACAGCTCCAAGGTGAGCTCTTGGATTGACGCTAACTGGATATACATGAAGGCCGGAAACTCAGTTGTTTGAATCCAATGTTGACACTCTTCTTTGTTCATCGAAAGCAAAGATAACAGCACTGCAGAAAATTGCTTTATTTAGTGTAATGAACCACCTTATTGAAGGAGAGAGAGATAGACTAAATTCTGACCTCTCAGGattatgttttcatgttgtatttctaaaatgttaACAATGTGAAAAGTACAGTTGTATGGGTTTGCTTTTTGCACAATGTATTCATTGCATAAGTCACTTTTATGATGGGTTGTGATAAATCACGTATGACAGGCCAGTTTAGTTTCCTCAAAAGACTGTTGGAAAACCTGTGACTGCACATTAttgcaaatgaaaatgtatgttgATTGTGGAATATTTGAGGGCATATTAGAGACGTCATTTGAATCATGCCCTGCAGtcctttaaaataaagcaacatgTTGACACTTTTTGGCATGCAGTTGCTACATGGAAAAGTTTAATAGTGTGACTGAAAACGTTACACATAGATagaacaagttttattttttttcccacatcaTTTTTACCTTCTATCATCCTGCTGATCAAGTTATCACAATATTCTGTGTGAAATCTATTTGATCTCCCTCTCACGTGTTTCACACATCTCGGTGTTTGATGATTCATCAGCagtcttaaataaaatgtagccCCATTTCACTgtgcatgttttagatttctGCCTGCTCAACACAAATGGATTCAAATGatgcatctttaaaaagctACTGCAGAACTAGCACTGTTTTCAAACTCACACGTCAAACACTATATTTTGCAGTATACTATATAGTGAGCTCTCTTTTTGTTCCAGTGTCTAAAATCTCAACTTTGACATCTTACCAACTTTATAGTGTGCCAGAAAATTGCTATATAGTACAGCAATTGTTTTGTACGGTGATTTTTGATCCATTAATCAATTGTTTTCCACAGATAATCGCAACAAATCTAGGAGGGAACCCCAGACATCTATCTCCCCAATGACATCATCACCCAGCCCGTTTGGGGTGATCCCCGAACAGGCTGGGCGTTCCTAAACTATAGACCCTCTAGATTGCCAGTTCTAATTTGGTTCCTTGTCAAATGACATCTTTGCCAAT encodes:
- the rnf207a gene encoding RING finger protein 207 isoform X1, whose amino-acid sequence is MAGGIFSNVGNLFEVDCANVHPLVCHLCHEQYKSPCILDCYHIFCARCLRGRTNDCRLSCPLCGYHSMIKGNNALPPEDRLLKFLVDNNADVEETVLCANCDQESNKKDTGLMYYCNTCSQPLCTTCRELTHKARMFSHHEIVSLAKRTKAKHRKCSLHEEPYILFSTENKSMLCIKCFRDMQVESRTHCIDIETAYAQGCEMLDQAVLVVKELQTSTGEAIHLLRAMIGEVRLNVEDEESAICSLFNSLQERLAERKKTLLKAAQSQHEEKEKALKEQLSHLTALLPTLQVHLVTCSAFLSSANKYEFLDMGYQLMERLKRIVKLPHRLRPVQSSKINTEYRSEFARCLEPLLQIVSRRPPSVAGSTSVVTSSGQGNWRHRSLMDWRLQSPLSLPCHSPSLSEMPVGSGFGRKPTSHRNICTKVLLAEGRETPFTEHCRNYENSYRTLQTEIQNLKDQVQEMHRDLTKHHSIINTDKMGEILDRSLNIDNQIAAEYSTVETMRVMFEEIWDETLQMVNNEQEIYEAQLYDLMQLKQENSYLTTIARQISPYILSIAKVKERLEPRFQEPKEHLDDRTETMLKIYEDSTVPKDSQDSDKQSYVTDQETRNKNSRNLMLEPAEISVKSSRAGRQRGPVETSSKNDIPS
- the rnf207a gene encoding RING finger protein 207 isoform X2 translates to MAGGIFSNVGNLFEVDCANVHPLVCHLCHEQYKSPCILDCYHIFCARCLRGRTNDCRLSCPLCGYHSMIKGNNALPPEDRLLKFLVDNNADVEETVLCANCDQESNKKDTGLMYYCNTCSQPLCTTCRELTHKARMFSHHEIVSLAKRTKAKHRKCSLHEEPYILFSTENKSMLCIKCFRDMQVESRTHCIDIETAYAQGCEMLDQAVLVVKELQTSTGEAIHLLRAMIGEVRLNVEDEESAICSLFNSLQERLAERKKTLLKAAQSQHEEKEKALKEQLSHLTALLPTLQVHLVTCSAFLSSANKYEFLDMGYQLMERLKRIVKLPHRLRPVQSSKINTEYRSEFARCLEPLLQIVSRRPPSVAGSTSVVTRLQSPLSLPCHSPSLSEMPVGSGFGRKPTSHRNICTKVLLAEGRETPFTEHCRNYENSYRTLQTEIQNLKDQVQEMHRDLTKHHSIINTDKMGEILDRSLNIDNQIAAEYSTVETMRVMFEEIWDETLQMVNNEQEIYEAQLYDLMQLKQENSYLTTIARQISPYILSIAKVKERLEPRFQEPKEHLDDRTETMLKIYEDSTVPKDSQDSDKQSYVTDQETRNKNSRNLMLEPAEISVKSSRAGRQRGPVETSSKNDIPS
- the rnf207a gene encoding RING finger protein 207 isoform X3; this translates as MAGGIFSNVGNLFEVDCANVHPLVCHLCHEQYKSPCILDCYHIFCARCLRGRTNDCRLSCPLCGYHSMIKGNNALPPEDRLLKFLVDNNADVEETVLCANCDQESNKKDTGLMYYCNTCSQPLCTTCRELTHKARMFSHHEIVSLAKRTKAKHRKCSLHEEPYILFSTENKSMLCIKCFRDMQVESRTHCIDIETAYAQGCEMLDQAVLVVKELQTSTGEAIHLLRAMIGEVRLNVEDEESAICSLFNSLQERLAERKKTLLKAAQSQHEEKEKALKEQLSHLTALLPTLQVHLVTCSAFLSSANKYEFLDMGYQLMERLKRIVKLPHRLRPVQSSKINTEYRSEFARCLEPLLQIVSRRPPSVAGSTSVVTSSGQGNWRHRSLMDWRLQSPLSLPCHSPSLSEMPVGSGFGRKPTSHRNICTKVLLAEGRETPFTEHCRNYENSYRTLQTEIQNLKDQVQEMHRDLTKHHSIINTDKMGEILDRSLNIDNQIAAEYSTVETMRVMFEEIWDETLQMVNNEQEIYEAQLYDLMQLKQENSYLTTIARQISPYILSIAKVKERLEPRCGKGFRSLRSILMIAPKRC